GATTCAAGAGAGTGAAAAATTCTGAGATTGTGGCATCTGATATCATCAAAATGCCTAAGGAGTTCAGCTATAAAGAGCTTAAATTGGCCACGAAAGGTTTCATTCCAACGAGAATTATAGGCCGTGGTGCATTTGGGACTGTTTACAAGGGCATTTTATCGGATACCGGAGGCATTGTGGCAGTCAAGAGATGTAGTCATAATGGACAAGGGAAAGCAGAGTTCTTATCTGAATTATCTATAATTGGAACCCTTAGGCACAGAAATCTTGTGAGGCTTCAAGGATGGTGTCATGAGAAAGGTGAAATTTTGTTGGTTTATGATCTTATGCCTAATGGGAGTCTTGATAAGGTGCTATTTGAATCAAGAATGGTTCTTTCATGGTCGCATAGGCGAAAAATCTTGATAGGTGTTGCTTCTGCCTTGGCATATTTGCATCAAGAATGCGAAAACCAGGTGATTCATAGGGACATTAAGAGTAGTAACATTATGTTGGATGAAGGGTTCAATGCAAGATTAGGAGATTTTGGATTAGCAAGACAAGTAGAGCATGACAAGTCCCCCGATGCAACGGTAGCAGCCGGGACAATGGGCTACTTGGCTCCAGAGTACTTGTTAACCGGTAGAGCAACCGAAAAAACTGATGTTTTCAGCTATGGAGCAGTGGTTCTTGAAGTGGCTACTGGAAGGAGGCCAATTGAGAGGGAAACAACTAAAGTTGAGAAAGTTAGAGTGAATAGCAACTTGGTTGAATGGGTATGGGGGGTGCATAGAGAAGGGAATTTACTAAATGCAGCTGATTCAAGACTCTGTGGTGAGTTTGATGAACAAGAAATGAGAAGGGTTCTAATGATTGGGCTAGCTTGTTCACATCCCGACCCTACGGCTAGACCAACAATGAGAAGTGTAGTCCAAATGCTGGAAGGTGAATCTGATATCCCAATTGTCCCAAGAACTAGACCTTCTATGAGTTTTAGCACATCACATCTTCTAATGAGTTTGCAAGATAGTGTCTCTGACTTGAATGGGTTGATCACACTTTCCCCTTCATCATCCGAAAGTAGCTTCACCGGGGGTCACAATGGCAATTGCAATGGCATGGAGTTGGTCTAAATGCAAGACTCGAAAAGACTTTGACTTTTCGAGTTAATGCACCCATAAGAGCCCAACAATCCCACATTACGGGGCCACCATCAAGGCGGAACAGATATAATGACTACTCTGATTGGGCGTGGACAGGGAAAAAGtagcatttttttttgttttgttcatagattcattaattttattcataatatatatgtacCAAATAAGCTTCAAGATTTAGTAatgtaattttctcctttttccttTCATATACTATAGTCCATTGAGTGCAAGATTAGAGATGTTTAGTGGGGAAAATAAATAACTCTATATGAAGtccttttcttgattttggttTGGTGGATTGTCTTTGTAATGAGATGACTAGTTTCTTTTTGAAGTTATCTTTTAGTCAAAAGGCTACATGAGAGATTGAGTAGAGGTTGGTAAAACTGTTGTTTAGTGTGACAACCACCAAAAGTATTATTGGCTGCTAAAGAAAAGAATTTTCCTCTTTTAATAGATAAAATCtccctaataataataaccactACAagaaatgtttatttatttgttaaattaaaataattcaacaCTTTATCCAGGTATATTATCTCTTTTATCTTATGATTGCTAAAGAGCATGTCACTTTTTGATATGGTTTAATAACACTTTAATTGTTTGGTAAATAGTTCAGCGCGTATATTAAGTATAGTATTTGCTTGGTAGTTTCAATAAGctaaaatatatagatagaatatcatgtattttatttcatcaagaaGGTGAGAGAGATAAATTTTGAAATCGTTATCTTAAAACTTTAATCTCGAATAATTTTGTTTGCCAACCAAACTATGACATTGTGGAAaggacaatttttttgttttatttttctttcgtCTTTTCATGAGTTTTTTAATTAAGTATCGGTTATAGAATGAGTTTTGTAGTagctaaaatattgaatttaaattcgCGCTAGAAAGTTTAACATTGAACAATAAGATGCTTTTTAACAAAAGTGATCGCATAATCagagataaattaaatagatttaatatttaataaatatacatatataataatttaatttttataatgacataaattttttattaaaagagaTTCAAACTTCTTAATCTTACCTGATTTAACgtatatataataatgtatTCTTACCTATTCCATAAGgtaactaattttatttttattattacgaAGAAACTcatctataattataaatatgctTTAGATGacgtgatattatttttttttttttttgtattgttgatatatataataattcttcaattttgtaTTGTTGAGACATACATTGGTCAGACAAAAACAGCAAATTCTTATTCGTGTTCAATGACAAATCTTGGagcaacaaaatttaaattaaattaaattaatgtcaGAGTATAGTTTGTTAATATTCACAGTaatccaaattattttttgtactcaTTATTACTGCAAAAATTCCTCTTCACTGATTAAATGCCGACCAAATAAGATGATAAAATCCCACATGCACACAGGTTCAAGTGAGAATCTTGATTGGTGAATTAAAAAGTTTaatctattatttttctttgtaaattttatcGTATTCCGTAGCCGTTACAATCTCAGCTTTTAAAATGAGTATTTTGTgtgcattaaataaatttttttactatgTAATAACCCtgcattaaaaatataaatcgtACTGGACAAATTCTTAACGATATACTCAATTCAAATTACATCGAGAAAAAAATCGACCCCGAACCCGAGTCATCCACGtcccaaaaaaacaaaagttagaaattattattattcaccAAATGTGAACATGAATCTCTGAATGGACTCACATGCAATATGATATTTTTGGACAGTTATGGGTTAGGATGTCAATGATTTATTAAAAACCAACTTACATATACAAGTGTAATATGTCTAACTTATCTTAACTTTGAGTAGGTTGGATTGGAAATTAGAATAATTGAACAATCAATTGTGTTACATCTTAATGTTTAAATCAATTTGGACTATCTAAATAACACAAATTGACATATCAACaacttgttaaaaaaaaataattaaagggaaaaacacatttttttagTTGTGATAATGCATCAAAAACACTATTGAGATATTATTTCTTACCGAGTTTTGTATTTGAATTGTTACTAACTATTTATTAGAACACACATCGATATCAATGAATCAGTTGTTATGTGGACGTAGTTTTATAAGCAAACTTGCGATTCATCAATAGACCATTGAAAACTAGGATCGAAAATCTCGTTTGCTATATATGCAACATCAGATTCTATCGACAGACTTCTTGTATGATTAATCCTGATTTCATACAAATAGCAAATCCATCTCTTTTATATGTTGTATACATAcattactatatattataacCTACACAGTCAAGTTTTACAAGTAAATTTTCCAGTGATTAGGGAAAAAAAATTCCAAGTATAATATTAGCGAACatttttgtaagaaataaaGTCAAGTAGCAAATGTTATGGAGTCGATGGCATAGCGGTTGCGATTACTCGATTAGCGACCCATGGTTTGGTCCCCTGGAGGCATCATAAATCGGACTGGTTTGGAGTTGAATCCAGGATGAGGAAGCCTACGACGAAGTTCACGACCTTCCTGGCAAAGAGCACAAGGGTGGCAGAAGATATGAGTTAAAAAGTCACAAGTTGACTCACAATGCTCACGGCGTTCCTCATCCTCGACAAAGCCACCATGGCACCCACATGATCTGGTGGCTGCTTCACAGTTACCCTGCAAAGGAAATAGCTCTTAGAACGTGTTTCCCAACGTCCGTTGTAGAATAAGAAATGATAGCAAGAGCTCTCCTAGGTACCATTTGTTAAAACTAATGTGATGTGGGAACTGCAGGATCTAACAGAAGCTGGATGATGTTAACCAAAATGTATGTGCGGTAAATGACTGGTCGCTAGAGAGAACAATCATGGTTTAGATGAGCCATTATAGAATGGCATGGTCAGCGAGGATCCATAAGAGTTATTTGTGGACGAGATAGAATTGATCGACGAGACATGTGGTGGAGTTAACGATAGACGGGAGATTTGTAAACCGACCCTAGAATCTAATGACTTCAGGCTGAACAGGACTAGAACAGGGTACAACAAGTGCAAGTTCAGTGTAGCATCACAGGAGGGGGATGGGGAAATGAGGATTGATACGAAAGTCATCCCAACATAGGAAACTTCAAGATCTAGGGtctataatcaagaaaatgggGAGATCGACGAGGAAGTCACACATTGTATTTGAGCGTGTATGAAATGGTGGCTCGTAACTGGTGTCCTATGTGATAAGAATGTGTCACTGAGGGGATAGAAACATCAAGTATCTTGTTATTGAACATTTATCTTCATGCGAAAAATGTAGAAAGGTAAAAGTTCAATACCCCAAGCCTCACAAAGGAGACAGAAACatccatataaaatattaacatgcACTGAAACAGCTGCGAAATTTTAGGTCACACAAATGAATAGATAAAGCGTGGGGAAAGCTTTCTAACCACCAAATCTTTTGAATTCAACCACAAAGTCCCCATCTTTATTAACTTCAAGTAAATACTAAATAATGTGTGAAAACCCACACTTACAAATGATAGAACTACCAAAGTTTGCAAGCAGTCGATTTAAAAATggaacaaataagaaaaaaacctACATAAATTTGTCTAGCACCAGTAGATAAGACATGGGAGCTTGAATAAGAAATATGCAGCAAATTTAACATGCAtggatgaaattttaaaaaatcagatAACATCCTTAgcatcaaaattgaaagaacagCAAAACATAAATTGAAGCTGCTAGACCCAAATAAATCAAATCCTTCATTACAAAAACCAAAAGACTAGTTTATAAAACCAACATAGATAAAACACTTGAtagtataaaagaaaaaaaaaagcaagaagACAGCCAACCTCAAGATTAAACCTCTGCCGGATAGCTGTACGGCTGGGATATGAAAACCAGGGTGCCATGCAGTTCCAGCCGAAAAAGGACTGTCCAATCAGGAATAGACCAGTGTAAGGCAAGCAGTGATTAGTAAAACTTCCAGGAGAAGACCCAATTCTCTCTGCATTGCTTCCATAGAGCACACATGGTGCCAGAGTTCCTAACAGACCTGTGCAATGCCCATGACTGGCATTTAGTATGATGAAGAGATGACAAGAAAGCAAGGAAACAGAACACATAATATCTTTAAGTATCAAGAATGAAATCCTACTGCAAAATATAACTCTAAGAGGCAACAACTTGAACCAAAATTGACTTATTCGGTGAAGCACATCGGCGAATACTCAAGAAATTGTGCCCACATATAGAACTTGTCAAGGTTGAACACAATGGAGAATGTGAATAATTATACAAGAAGGCCAGAACAAGTTAGAGAACAATTTTATAACATAAACTATGTGTCAACAAGTTAacagttttgttttttttaacagGATAGTTCATATAGTATGACTCCGTATGTCGAAGCATATGCCCGTTCCAATAAGTTTGCACCACTGGTATAGCAATTGCAGTTGtatcaaataaaacatataaacatTTTGGTTTCTAGAACCAATATAATGACTGATTGGACACATAAACTAAAAGATTAAGAGTCTGATACTGCCTCCTTAATAGTATCATCCTTCTTTCAAATGGTTCATCAGAAAAAGACATACAAATCTTTTCTAGAACGTGCAAACGGTTCCTTACAATGCAAACGGTTCCTTACAACTTCCATTAATTTAATCTTTTAGCGTCGAAAACAAAAGACAACTTCCCTCCCACTGTCGTCACCTCTATCCAATACATTATTCAAGCTATTCTTTTCACTGGGAAAGCTGGAAGaatatcttttcaaatttactAGACAATATCATTTGGTCAATATCTTCTTGATCaccattaagtcaatatcagaTAAATTCTGAACCTTCCATTGGTATGTAATTGAAAACCATTGGATAAGTAATGCATAGCAGAGCAACAAACCGATATATTGCCAGTTTGGTTCGGTTTTGATCTTACTTTTTCCTAAaccaaacaacaacaacatagcCAGTATAATCCCACAAAGTGGCGTCTCGGAGGATACATGTACGCAGACGTTACCCCTACCCCTACCTCCGAGGTAGAAAGGCTTTTTCCAATAGACCCTCGGCCCGCTCGACATAAAACAGTTCAACATTTTCCAAAACCAAATTAACTAATGGTCATTGGCTTTTATGAATTTCAATACCAAACCAAGTCATTTCCATTAATTTCATCTTCCTCAAACACCCtaaacatatcataaatc
The sequence above is a segment of the Solanum lycopersicum chromosome 10, SLM_r2.1 genome. Coding sequences within it:
- the LecRK-VIII gene encoding clade VIII lectin receptor kinase precursor — its product is MTSNLEKKIRDFLVWFILLLCFCSISSTFGKTDFDFENLTLSSLKLLGDAHLSNNIVKLTRDLAVPNSGAGKVLYSKPVRFQQPGFDFPASFSTFFTFSVTNLNPSSIGGGLAFVLTPGDELVGDAGGYMGILDAKGTQIGTIAVEFDTLMDVEFKDINGNHVGLDLNSMISTEVGNLDSIDIDLKSGDLVNCWIDYSGSNGEMDIFVSYTNLKPKESFLSVNINLAEYVNDFMFVGFSASTQGSTEIHNIVWWSFSSSFDATPNSGAVVAEPPPPANSLMNPTADSVPLPPPSMAPSESNSSKGVLQEKSSRKCHSNFCRQGPGAVVGVVTAGAFFLAFATLVLIWLYSKRFKRVKNSEIVASDIIKMPKEFSYKELKLATKGFIPTRIIGRGAFGTVYKGILSDTGGIVAVKRCSHNGQGKAEFLSELSIIGTLRHRNLVRLQGWCHEKGEILLVYDLMPNGSLDKVLFESRMVLSWSHRRKILIGVASALAYLHQECENQVIHRDIKSSNIMLDEGFNARLGDFGLARQVEHDKSPDATVAAGTMGYLAPEYLLTGRATEKTDVFSYGAVVLEVATGRRPIERETTKVEKVRVNSNLVEWVWGVHREGNLLNAADSRLCGEFDEQEMRRVLMIGLACSHPDPTARPTMRSVVQMLEGESDIPIVPRTRPSMSFSTSHLLMSLQDSVSDLNGLITLSPSSSESSFTGGHNGNCNGMELV
- the LOC101250462 gene encoding cell number regulator 8, with the translated sequence MANVEESSPFLPSQKSGTNDEMKPTKPSSSNSGKIPAPSAAAEPVKPASSAVSMGWTAEGLPMGHSVGTAVVGEPIMRRAQWESSLCSCFGKNDEFASSDFEVCLLGTLAPCVLYGSNAERIGSSPGSFTNHCLPYTGLFLIGQSFFGWNCMAPWFSYPSRTAIRQRFNLEGNCEAATRSCGCHGGFVEDEERREHCESTCDFLTHIFCHPCALCQEGRELRRRLPHPGFNSKPVRFMMPPGDQTMGR